A window of the Paraburkholderia sp. ZP32-5 genome harbors these coding sequences:
- the mch gene encoding methenyltetrahydromethanopterin cyclohydrolase produces the protein MPSSNPISEPAGLPADAPSVNALSERLVARLVDNAARLGVAITRTDSGTVIADAGVDARGGIEAGVLIARICMGGLGRVAVRANFDAAPLWPTMIEVSTSSPVLACLGSQYAGWSLAATKEQTGGKKFFSLGSGPARALAVKEPLFAELGYRDRHERGALVLEVDRLPPQVIIDKVLHDCGLAPDQLTLIVTPTQSVAGTVQVVARVVEVALHKVHVLGVPLDEVVEGAGSAPLPPPAPDGIQAMGRTNDAILYGGRVHLTVRHDEVARRLADELPAATSRDYGRPFADIFTSFNFDFYQIDAALFAPAEVWVSSLESGATYHGGRLDGRLLQDQWGGKSVTA, from the coding sequence ATGCCTTCATCCAATCCCATTTCTGAACCCGCCGGGCTGCCGGCCGACGCGCCCAGCGTCAATGCGCTGAGCGAGCGGCTGGTCGCCCGCCTCGTCGACAATGCCGCGCGCCTCGGCGTCGCGATCACGCGCACCGACAGCGGCACCGTGATCGCCGATGCCGGCGTCGACGCGCGCGGCGGCATCGAAGCCGGCGTGCTGATCGCGCGGATCTGCATGGGCGGACTCGGGCGCGTCGCGGTACGCGCGAACTTCGACGCCGCGCCGCTGTGGCCAACGATGATCGAAGTCAGCACGTCGTCGCCGGTGCTGGCCTGCCTCGGCAGCCAGTACGCGGGCTGGAGCCTCGCGGCGACCAAGGAGCAGACCGGCGGCAAGAAGTTCTTCTCGCTCGGCTCCGGCCCCGCGCGCGCATTGGCCGTCAAGGAGCCGCTGTTCGCGGAACTCGGCTACCGCGATCGCCACGAGCGCGGCGCGCTGGTGCTCGAAGTGGACCGGCTGCCGCCGCAGGTGATCATCGACAAGGTGCTGCACGATTGCGGCCTCGCGCCCGATCAACTGACGCTGATCGTCACGCCGACACAGTCTGTCGCGGGAACGGTACAGGTGGTCGCGCGCGTCGTCGAAGTTGCATTGCACAAGGTGCATGTGCTCGGCGTGCCGCTCGATGAAGTGGTCGAAGGCGCGGGTTCGGCGCCGTTGCCGCCGCCCGCTCCCGACGGCATTCAGGCGATGGGCCGCACCAACGACGCGATCCTGTACGGCGGCCGCGTGCATCTGACCGTGCGGCACGACGAGGTCGCGCGACGGCTCGCCGACGAGCTGCCCGCCGCGACATCGCGCGATTACGGCCGGCCGTTCGCGGACATTTTCACGTCGTTCAATTTCGACTTCTATCAGATCGATGCGGCGCTGTTCGCGCCGGCCGAAGTGTGGGTCAGCAGCCTCGAAAGCGGCGCGACCTATCATGGCGGCCGGCTCGATGGCCGCCTGCTGCAGGACCAGTGGGGCGGCAAGTCCGTAACCGCATGA
- a CDS encoding ATP-grasp domain-containing protein codes for MTLTHSSLRVAIMTDETGWHTGRLKKALRARGADARCVDLANCRIDTTWQPHGLAIPGFGHTLPDAVFVRGIAGGSFEQVTLRLGILHALRESGVPVYNDARAIERSVDKSMTSFLLHRAGVPTPATWAGESAAFAQRVLIREAAAGRQVVLKPLFGSQGQGLRRLGARGGSLAPLPSLARYQQVAYLQRYVASGRPGFDWRVLVIGGRAVAAMRRVGGKGWIHNFAQGARCEPAELSTRLAQTAVQAAAALGLDYAGVDLIPDACGADGGDALDGGGAAPLVLEVNGVAAWRGLQSVTPFDIATVLVDDLLDRKLAVHRIASGQAGEAAVADGLPELRA; via the coding sequence ATGACACTCACGCACAGCAGCCTGCGCGTCGCGATCATGACCGACGAGACCGGCTGGCACACTGGCCGGCTGAAGAAAGCATTGCGCGCGCGCGGCGCCGATGCGCGCTGCGTCGATCTCGCGAACTGCCGCATCGACACCACCTGGCAGCCGCACGGACTCGCGATTCCCGGCTTCGGTCATACGCTGCCGGACGCGGTGTTCGTGCGCGGTATCGCGGGCGGCAGCTTCGAGCAGGTGACGCTGCGGCTCGGCATCCTGCATGCGCTGCGCGAATCGGGCGTGCCGGTCTATAACGATGCGCGCGCGATCGAGCGCAGCGTCGACAAATCGATGACGAGCTTTCTGCTGCATCGCGCGGGCGTGCCGACACCGGCCACGTGGGCCGGCGAATCCGCGGCGTTCGCGCAGCGCGTGCTGATCCGCGAGGCGGCCGCCGGGCGGCAGGTCGTGCTGAAGCCGCTGTTCGGCTCGCAGGGTCAAGGGCTCAGGCGGCTCGGCGCGCGCGGCGGGTCGCTGGCGCCGTTGCCGTCGCTCGCGCGTTATCAGCAGGTCGCTTATTTGCAGCGCTATGTCGCTAGCGGCCGGCCCGGTTTCGACTGGCGCGTGCTGGTGATCGGCGGCCGCGCGGTCGCGGCGATGCGGCGCGTCGGCGGTAAGGGCTGGATTCATAACTTTGCGCAAGGCGCGCGCTGCGAGCCGGCCGAGTTGTCGACGCGGCTTGCGCAGACAGCGGTGCAAGCGGCCGCGGCGCTTGGGCTCGACTATGCGGGTGTGGATCTGATTCCGGATGCCTGCGGCGCTGACGGTGGCGACGCGCTCGATGGCGGCGGCGCCGCGCCGCTGGTGCTCGAAGTGAACGGCGTGGCCGCGTGGCGCGGCTTGCAGTCGGTGACGCCGTTCGACATCGCGACGGTGCTAGTCGACGATCTGCTCGATCGGAAGCTCGCTGTGCATCGGATCGCGAGCGGGCAGGCTGGGGAAGCGGCGGTAGCGGACGGGTTGCCGGAGTTGAGGGCATGA
- a CDS encoding triphosphoribosyl-dephospho-CoA synthase yields MTGPPTSLTPLLERARAAFLEACALDVATPKPGNVSTQSPGHGMSADQFVASAHASLDALFTPGARVGQRILDAVTRTRAVAGCNTNLGIVLLVAPLAAALDQLDDRGNSSAPSEASETSENHKPTLSTQTWRAAVSRVLTKLDIDDAHLAYRAIALANPGGLGDAPEQSIHAPPTIGLRDAMRLASERDSIARQYANGFADLFDTGLAAYREAPAEAPADALEVAMLNVFLAFLGGWPDSHIVRKHGLELAQSVTLAAREQQARWRQTAALSPQSHRTTADPQLDAWDAQLKARAINPGTSADLAVATLFVARCIEAGRAPEPAAS; encoded by the coding sequence ATGACCGGCCCACCCACCTCCCTCACCCCGTTGCTCGAACGCGCTCGCGCGGCCTTCCTCGAAGCCTGCGCGCTCGATGTCGCGACGCCGAAACCCGGCAACGTCAGCACGCAGAGCCCCGGTCACGGCATGAGCGCCGACCAGTTCGTCGCCAGCGCGCATGCGTCGCTCGACGCGCTGTTCACACCCGGTGCGCGCGTCGGCCAGCGCATTCTCGACGCGGTCACCCGCACGCGCGCGGTAGCCGGCTGCAACACGAATCTCGGCATCGTGCTGCTCGTCGCCCCGCTCGCGGCGGCGCTCGACCAACTCGACGACCGCGGCAACTCCAGCGCCCCGAGCGAAGCCAGCGAAACCAGCGAAAACCACAAGCCCACCCTATCCACTCAAACCTGGCGCGCAGCAGTATCACGCGTGCTGACAAAACTCGATATCGACGACGCCCACCTCGCATACCGCGCGATTGCACTCGCCAACCCGGGCGGACTCGGCGACGCGCCCGAGCAGTCGATCCACGCGCCGCCGACCATCGGCCTGCGCGACGCGATGCGTCTCGCCAGCGAGCGCGACAGCATCGCCCGGCAATACGCAAACGGCTTCGCGGACCTGTTCGACACCGGCCTCGCCGCGTACCGCGAAGCCCCCGCCGAAGCCCCAGCAGATGCCCTCGAAGTCGCAATGCTCAACGTCTTTCTCGCGTTCCTCGGCGGCTGGCCGGACTCTCACATTGTGCGCAAGCACGGCCTTGAGCTGGCGCAGAGTGTCACGCTTGCGGCACGCGAGCAGCAGGCGCGCTGGCGGCAAACAGCAGCCCTGTCGCCGCAATCCCACCGCACCACCGCCGATCCGCAACTCGACGCCTGGGATGCCCAACTGAAAGCGCGCGCGATCAATCCCGGCACCAGCGCGGACCTGGCGGTAGCCACGCTCTTCGTCGCGCGCTGTATCGAAGCTGGCCGCGCGCCTGAGCCCGCCGCGAGCTGA
- the fae gene encoding formaldehyde-activating enzyme, whose amino-acid sequence MAKINRVMIGESLVGDGNEVAHIDLLIGPRGSAAETAFCNALTNNKDGFTSLLAVVAPNLLTKPNTILFNKVTIKGAKQAVQMFGPAQHAVALAVADSVEDGTIPKDEADDLFVCVGVFIHWQADDDKKIQEFNYQATREAIKRAVNGEPSAAEVVSKKGSVAHPFAPN is encoded by the coding sequence ATGGCCAAGATCAACCGCGTCATGATCGGGGAGTCGCTCGTCGGTGACGGCAACGAGGTCGCGCATATCGACTTGCTGATCGGACCGCGAGGTTCGGCTGCGGAAACCGCGTTCTGCAACGCGCTCACCAACAACAAGGACGGCTTTACTTCGCTACTCGCCGTCGTCGCGCCCAATCTCCTTACCAAGCCGAACACGATCCTGTTCAACAAGGTGACGATCAAGGGTGCGAAGCAGGCAGTGCAGATGTTCGGCCCCGCTCAGCACGCGGTGGCGCTAGCGGTTGCCGACAGCGTCGAGGACGGCACCATCCCGAAAGACGAGGCCGACGATCTGTTCGTGTGCGTCGGTGTCTTCATTCACTGGCAGGCGGACGACGACAAGAAGATCCAGGAGTTCAACTACCAGGCGACGCGCGAGGCGATCAAACGCGCGGTCAACGGCGAGCCGAGCGCCGCCGAAGTGGTATCGAAGAAAGGCAGCGTCGCGCATCCGTTCGCGCCGAACTGA
- a CDS encoding dihydroneopterin aldolase — translation MDRIDAVRLAAFSRFGAETSTVPERMDIVFIENFIGQTVIGIDSSELHVPQPVRVDLAIGVPAIRACTTDRIEDTVNYAAVRQALLALFESHHVRLLEALAETIARLLINDFGAHWVRVCLAKPAKFDDVAAVGVQIERRRGDLPAQAAGVTSGAASGVACYASLGEGLVPN, via the coding sequence ATGGATCGTATCGATGCCGTTCGCCTTGCCGCTTTTTCCCGCTTCGGCGCCGAGACCAGCACGGTGCCCGAGCGCATGGATATCGTGTTCATCGAAAACTTCATAGGTCAGACGGTTATCGGAATCGACAGCAGCGAGCTGCATGTGCCGCAACCGGTGCGCGTCGATCTGGCGATCGGCGTGCCGGCGATCCGCGCATGCACGACGGATCGCATCGAAGATACGGTCAACTACGCAGCCGTGCGCCAGGCATTGCTCGCGCTATTCGAATCGCATCACGTGCGGCTGCTCGAAGCATTGGCTGAGACCATCGCGCGCCTGTTGATCAACGACTTCGGCGCGCACTGGGTACGCGTTTGCCTCGCCAAGCCGGCGAAATTCGATGACGTCGCGGCCGTCGGCGTGCAGATCGAACGGCGTCGCGGTGATCTGCCGGCGCAAGCGGCGGGGGTTACCTCGGGTGCTGCTTCGGGTGTGGCGTGCTACGCGTCGCTCGGCGAGGGGCTGGTGCCGAACTGA
- a CDS encoding sigma-54-dependent Fis family transcriptional regulator — protein MSLLADSSTHVREVLNVVNHQLTTRPTSESVAQSWARCINEFQLDPARFVPPPVLTEYELSARREALGDLIACSKLEMTTLYQQLADPELAVVLVDSGGVIVHQVSSVPFAEAVAGDGFRVGALWSEREAGTNGMGTCLAERDCIAVCQHEHFYPRYTSLTCSAAPIFDDSGEIAGVLDVTSRSKLLQQHSLVLVGMSRQMIENRLLDARYRHANMIHFHSRPEFVGTLHGGKLAVADDSTVLAANRSALFQLGFRSLSELRGRRIEEAFNASLEDMIARSIRGSFHPVTVYSANATNRFFLVAQTPQNSAGRVARVLVPEYATRNTGSTSAASSSGSSNGSAADRHTHTSAPKLDEIAHLEFGDPRMASQIQLAARVIQRKIPIVLRGQTGTGKEVFAQALHSISPHADGPFVPVNCASLPENLIESELFGYRAGAFTGAQREGRRGKIVQANGGTLFLDEIGDMPLVLQARLLRVIEEHEVTPLGAETTVKVNFQLISASHRNLLELVQSGQFREDLYYRLKGVELNLPALRERVDKLPLIHHLLANETDDPPELTREAEHALLTYAWPGNIRQLRHVLQMAIALSDGQPISCEHLPPEVTQRMSALDIPTALRLASADMDAHLADDADISALNAIQLNERETVLSLLDEHRWNVSNVAKALGISRNTLYRKMRRLHIRLSHEGSPPDGMPFDPDA, from the coding sequence ATGTCATTGCTCGCTGACAGCAGCACGCATGTCCGAGAGGTGCTGAACGTGGTCAACCATCAGTTGACCACACGGCCCACCAGCGAATCCGTGGCCCAGTCATGGGCACGCTGCATCAACGAATTCCAGCTAGACCCCGCCCGTTTCGTCCCACCACCTGTTCTTACCGAGTACGAACTCAGCGCGCGCCGTGAAGCGCTCGGCGATCTGATCGCCTGTTCGAAGCTCGAAATGACCACGCTCTACCAGCAACTGGCCGACCCCGAACTGGCGGTCGTGCTGGTCGACTCGGGCGGCGTGATCGTGCATCAGGTGTCGTCGGTGCCATTCGCCGAGGCGGTCGCCGGCGACGGCTTCCGCGTCGGCGCGCTGTGGAGCGAACGCGAAGCCGGCACCAACGGCATGGGCACCTGCCTCGCCGAGCGCGATTGCATCGCGGTGTGCCAGCACGAACATTTCTATCCGCGCTATACGTCGCTCACCTGCTCGGCCGCGCCGATTTTCGACGACAGCGGCGAGATCGCCGGCGTGCTCGACGTGACCAGCCGCTCGAAGCTGCTGCAACAGCACTCGCTGGTACTGGTCGGCATGTCGCGGCAGATGATCGAAAACCGTCTGCTCGACGCGCGCTACCGGCACGCGAACATGATCCACTTCCACAGCCGCCCGGAATTCGTCGGCACGTTGCACGGCGGCAAGCTCGCGGTCGCGGACGACAGCACCGTGCTCGCCGCGAATCGCAGCGCGCTGTTCCAGCTCGGCTTCCGCTCGCTCAGCGAATTGCGCGGACGGCGTATCGAAGAGGCCTTCAACGCGTCGCTCGAAGACATGATCGCGCGCAGTATCCGCGGCTCGTTCCATCCGGTCACCGTCTATAGCGCGAACGCGACGAACCGCTTTTTCCTCGTCGCGCAGACACCGCAGAACAGCGCTGGCCGCGTCGCGCGCGTGCTGGTGCCCGAATACGCGACGCGCAACACCGGCAGCACCAGCGCCGCGAGCAGCAGCGGTAGCAGCAACGGCAGCGCGGCCGACAGGCACACGCACACATCTGCACCGAAACTCGACGAGATCGCTCACCTGGAGTTCGGCGATCCGCGCATGGCCTCGCAGATCCAGCTCGCCGCGCGCGTGATTCAACGCAAGATTCCGATCGTGCTGCGCGGCCAGACCGGCACCGGCAAGGAAGTGTTCGCGCAGGCGCTGCACAGCATCAGCCCGCATGCGGACGGGCCATTCGTGCCGGTCAACTGCGCATCGCTGCCGGAGAATCTGATCGAGAGCGAACTGTTCGGCTATCGCGCCGGCGCATTCACCGGCGCGCAACGCGAAGGCCGGCGCGGCAAGATCGTGCAGGCCAACGGCGGCACGCTGTTTCTCGACGAAATCGGCGACATGCCGCTGGTGTTGCAGGCGCGTCTGCTGCGCGTGATCGAGGAGCACGAGGTCACGCCGCTCGGCGCCGAAACCACGGTCAAGGTCAACTTCCAGTTGATCAGCGCGAGCCACCGCAATCTGCTCGAACTCGTGCAGAGCGGGCAATTCCGCGAGGATCTGTATTACCGCCTCAAAGGTGTCGAGCTGAATCTGCCGGCGCTGCGCGAGCGGGTCGACAAACTGCCGCTGATCCATCATCTGCTCGCCAACGAAACCGATGATCCGCCCGAGCTGACCCGGGAAGCCGAGCACGCGCTGCTGACGTACGCGTGGCCGGGCAATATCCGGCAACTGCGCCATGTGCTGCAGATGGCGATCGCGCTGTCCGACGGTCAACCGATCAGTTGCGAGCACCTGCCGCCCGAGGTCACGCAACGGATGTCGGCGCTCGATATCCCCACCGCGTTGCGGCTCGCCAGCGCCGACATGGACGCGCATCTTGCCGACGACGCCGATATCTCCGCGCTCAACGCGATCCAGTTGAACGAGCGCGAAACCGTGCTGTCGCTGCTCGACGAGCATCGCTGGAACGTCAGCAACGTCGCGAAGGCGCTCGGCATCAGCCGCAACACGCTGTACCGGAAGATGCGCCGGCTGCATATCCGGCTGTCGCACGAGGGCTCGCCGCCCGACGGCATGCCGTTCGATCCCGACGCATGA
- a CDS encoding flavoprotein, translating to MTSTPADESAGEPPPASAPVPARDLADFKADARFAWCVTGSGHLLEESIALARRLPRVDLFLSSAAEEVLPLYGWPLDKLREQFRVLRDNSASGVPVGMLYHGVYHTVVIAPATSNTVAKCAYGISDTLPTNMYAQAGKQCIPGIVFACDTEPSVVTHSPDEWVELRPRAIELDNVERLARFEYTTLVRSLDELKAALDQRLATLDLAWTTSSS from the coding sequence ATGACCTCGACGCCCGCAGACGAGTCCGCCGGCGAGCCCCCACCCGCATCGGCCCCTGTGCCCGCGCGCGATCTCGCCGACTTCAAGGCGGACGCACGCTTCGCGTGGTGCGTGACCGGCTCCGGTCATCTGCTCGAAGAATCGATTGCGCTCGCGCGGCGGCTGCCGCGCGTGGACCTGTTTCTATCGTCCGCGGCCGAGGAAGTACTGCCGCTCTATGGCTGGCCGCTCGATAAACTGCGCGAGCAGTTTCGCGTGCTGCGCGACAACAGCGCGAGCGGCGTGCCGGTCGGCATGCTGTATCACGGCGTCTATCACACGGTCGTCATCGCGCCCGCGACCAGCAACACCGTCGCCAAATGCGCGTATGGCATCTCCGATACGCTGCCGACCAACATGTACGCACAGGCCGGCAAGCAATGCATCCCCGGCATCGTCTTTGCATGCGATACCGAACCGAGCGTCGTCACGCATAGCCCGGACGAATGGGTCGAACTGCGGCCGCGCGCGATCGAACTCGATAACGTCGAGCGCCTCGCGCGCTTCGAATACACGACGCTCGTGCGCTCGCTCGACGAACTGAAGGCAGCGCTCGATCAACGTCTCGCGACTCTCGATCTCGCATGGACCACCTCCTCTTCCTGA
- a CDS encoding DUF6513 domain-containing protein → MDHLLFLTGRLAEPSLRRVLDGMAPAPFSWEVREIGVQVAALMTADLIQRRLSAPLNAQRVIVPGRCRGDLDALSAHYGVPFERGPEEVKDLPQFFGRKAKPFDLSRYDTEIFAEIVDAPRHDLDGIAARAREYQAQGADVIDIGCLPDTPFPHLEDAVRLLKSEGYRVSVDSMRSDELLRGGRAGADYLMSLNLDTLWIADEVPSTPILVAREPADMASLDAAIDALSARGRAFLADPILDPIPFGLAASIARYVRLRERYPDIAIMMGIGNVTELTEADTSGINAVLLGMAAELRIGAVLTTSVSLHARRALREADIARRVMHAARDAQVLPKGISGDLAQVHAKRPFPYSADEIDELARGVRDPNFRVQVSADGIHVYNRDGHRRGDDPFALYPQLNLESDCGHAFYMGVQLARAEIAWRLGKRFDQDQPLDWGCAVDRPEEDLLAWRAPGETMKKR, encoded by the coding sequence ATGGACCACCTCCTCTTCCTGACCGGCCGGCTCGCCGAGCCGAGCCTGCGGCGCGTGCTCGACGGCATGGCGCCGGCGCCGTTCAGTTGGGAGGTCCGCGAAATCGGCGTACAGGTCGCCGCATTGATGACCGCCGATCTGATTCAACGCCGACTATCCGCGCCGCTCAATGCTCAGCGCGTGATCGTGCCGGGGCGCTGCCGTGGCGATCTGGATGCGTTGAGCGCGCACTATGGCGTGCCGTTCGAGCGCGGTCCCGAAGAAGTGAAGGACTTGCCGCAGTTTTTCGGCCGCAAGGCGAAGCCGTTCGATCTGAGCCGCTACGACACCGAGATTTTCGCGGAGATCGTGGACGCGCCGCGCCACGATCTTGACGGCATCGCCGCGCGAGCACGCGAATACCAGGCGCAAGGCGCGGACGTGATCGACATCGGCTGTCTGCCGGACACGCCGTTTCCGCATCTCGAAGACGCGGTGCGACTGCTGAAAAGCGAAGGCTATCGCGTCAGCGTCGATTCAATGCGTAGCGACGAACTGCTGCGCGGCGGCCGCGCGGGCGCCGACTATCTGATGAGCCTGAACCTCGACACGTTGTGGATCGCCGACGAGGTGCCGTCGACGCCGATCCTCGTCGCGCGCGAACCCGCCGATATGGCGTCGCTCGATGCCGCGATCGATGCGTTGTCCGCACGCGGCCGCGCGTTTCTCGCCGATCCGATTCTCGATCCGATTCCGTTCGGGCTGGCTGCATCGATCGCGCGCTATGTGCGGCTGCGCGAGCGCTATCCGGACATAGCGATCATGATGGGGATCGGCAATGTGACCGAGTTGACCGAGGCCGACACCAGCGGCATCAACGCGGTACTGCTCGGCATGGCGGCCGAGTTGCGCATTGGCGCGGTGCTCACCACGTCGGTGAGTCTGCATGCGCGACGTGCGCTGCGCGAAGCCGACATCGCGCGCCGCGTGATGCATGCGGCGCGCGATGCGCAGGTGCTGCCCAAAGGCATCAGCGGCGACCTCGCGCAGGTCCACGCCAAGCGGCCGTTCCCCTATAGCGCCGACGAAATCGACGAACTCGCGCGTGGCGTGCGCGATCCGAATTTCCGCGTACAGGTCAGCGCCGACGGCATCCATGTGTACAACCGCGACGGCCATCGGCGCGGTGACGATCCATTCGCGCTGTATCCGCAGTTGAATCTGGAAAGCGACTGCGGCCACGCGTTCTATATGGGCGTGCAACTCGCGCGCGCGGAGATCGCATGGCGGCTCGGCAAGCGCTTCGATCAGGACCAGCCGCTCGACTGGGGTTGCGCGGTGGACCGGCCCGAGGAAGATCTGCTCGCGTGGCGCGCGCCGGGTGAGACGATGAAAAAGCGCTGA
- the rpe gene encoding ribulose-phosphate 3-epimerase, which produces MREFLIAPSLLSADFARLADEIRDVTAAGADWLHLDVMDNHYVPNLTVGPLVCSAIRPYASIPFDVHLMTTPVDPLVAMFADAGANLISFHPEASLHVHRTIELIHSHGARAGLALNPATPLAVLDHVMEMLDVVLVMSVNPGFGGQAFIAETLDKLRLLRERVDTTMQRTGRPLLIEVDGGVKASNIARIAAAGADVFVAGSAVFGASDRAQAIRAMRDELAGVEEQASVAALE; this is translated from the coding sequence ATGCGCGAATTCCTGATTGCTCCGTCGCTGTTGTCGGCGGACTTTGCCCGCCTCGCCGACGAGATTCGCGACGTGACGGCGGCCGGCGCGGACTGGCTCCATCTCGACGTGATGGACAACCACTATGTGCCGAACCTGACGGTCGGGCCGCTGGTGTGCTCGGCGATCCGGCCGTATGCGTCGATACCGTTCGACGTGCATCTGATGACCACGCCAGTCGATCCGCTCGTCGCGATGTTTGCCGACGCGGGCGCGAACCTGATCAGTTTTCATCCGGAGGCATCGTTGCATGTGCATCGGACCATCGAACTGATCCATTCGCACGGCGCACGCGCGGGCCTCGCGCTGAATCCGGCGACGCCGCTCGCGGTGCTCGATCACGTGATGGAGATGCTCGACGTCGTGCTGGTGATGTCGGTCAATCCGGGCTTTGGCGGCCAGGCGTTCATCGCGGAAACGCTCGACAAGCTGCGGCTCTTGCGTGAACGGGTCGATACGACGATGCAGCGCACCGGGCGGCCGCTGCTGATCGAAGTGGACGGCGGCGTGAAGGCGTCGAATATCGCGCGCATCGCGGCGGCGGGCGCCGATGTGTTCGTCGCCGGCTCGGCGGTGTTCGGCGCGAGCGATCGCGCGCAGGCGATTCGCGCGATGCGCGACGAACTGGCAGGCGTGGAAGAGCAGGCGAGCGTCGCGGCGCTGGAGTGA
- the fba gene encoding class II fructose-bisphosphate aldolase (catalyzes the reversible aldol condensation of dihydroxyacetonephosphate and glyceraldehyde 3-phosphate in the Calvin cycle, glycolysis, and/or gluconeogenesis) yields MAFITLRQLLDHAAEHDYGVPAFNVNNMEQIHAIMRAAEITGSPVILQASAGARKYAGEPYLRHLVLAALEAHPDIPLVLHQDHGASPAVCQQAIRSGFTSVMMDGSLLPDQKTPADYDYNVDVSRRVVDAAHAVGVSVEGELGCLGSLETGTAGEEDGVGAAGTLTRAHLLTDPDEARQFVDATGVDALAIAIGTSHGAYKFSREPTGDILAIDRIADIHARIPNVHLVMHGSSSVPQQWLAVIREYGGEIPATYGVPVEEIRRGIAHGVRKVNIDTDIRLAMSGAMRKSLASARAEFDPRAALKAATAAASAICVERFEAFGCAGQADRIKPLPLETMASRYH; encoded by the coding sequence ATGGCCTTCATCACGCTGCGGCAACTACTCGATCACGCGGCCGAACACGACTATGGCGTGCCCGCGTTCAACGTCAACAACATGGAGCAGATTCACGCGATCATGCGCGCGGCCGAGATCACCGGCAGCCCGGTGATCCTGCAGGCGTCGGCGGGCGCGCGCAAATACGCGGGCGAGCCGTATCTGCGGCATCTGGTGCTGGCCGCGCTCGAAGCGCATCCGGACATTCCGCTAGTGTTGCATCAGGATCACGGCGCGAGCCCGGCCGTGTGTCAGCAGGCGATCCGATCCGGCTTCACGTCGGTGATGATGGACGGCTCGCTGCTGCCCGATCAGAAAACGCCCGCCGACTACGACTACAACGTCGACGTGAGCCGCCGCGTGGTTGACGCCGCGCATGCGGTCGGCGTGTCGGTGGAAGGGGAGCTGGGTTGTCTCGGCTCGCTTGAAACCGGCACGGCCGGGGAGGAGGACGGCGTCGGCGCGGCCGGCACGTTGACGCGCGCGCATTTGCTGACCGACCCGGACGAAGCGCGCCAGTTCGTCGACGCGACCGGCGTCGATGCGCTCGCGATTGCAATCGGCACTTCGCATGGCGCGTACAAGTTCAGCCGCGAGCCGACCGGCGACATTCTCGCGATCGATCGCATCGCCGATATCCATGCGCGGATTCCGAACGTGCATCTGGTGATGCATGGCTCGTCGTCGGTGCCGCAGCAATGGCTCGCGGTGATTCGCGAATACGGCGGCGAGATTCCGGCCACCTACGGCGTGCCGGTCGAAGAGATCCGCCGCGGCATCGCGCACGGCGTGCGCAAGGTCAATATCGACACCGACATCCGGCTCGCGATGAGCGGCGCGATGCGCAAGTCGCTCGCGAGCGCGCGCGCCGAATTCGATCCGCGCGCCGCGTTGAAGGCGGCCACGGCGGCGGCCAGCGCGATCTGTGTCGAGCGCTTCGAGGCGTTCGGTTGCGCGGGCCAGGCGGACCGCATCAAGCCGCTGCCGCTCGAAACGATGGCGAGCCGCTATCACTGA